One Corynebacterium uterequi DNA segment encodes these proteins:
- a CDS encoding DUF808 domain-containing protein, whose translation MAGGLLALLDDVALIARNAAASIDDVAALTGKTTMKSAGVVIDDAAVTPGFLEGSSPKRELPMIWRITKGSLINKLVIILPIAMLLSWLAPWALTPLLMLGGTYLCYEGAHKVLGAVLGHGSHEEPARDSGPEAEDKLVKAAITTDLILSAEIMVISLNSVLDQSFWMRLGVLIAVGIVITLGVYGAVALLVKLDDIGVGMIKRGRGEALGRGLVRAMPIILGTISVVGTFAMLWVGGHIVVAGLAELVWSWPYDLIHNFEHWAHHLGGGALGWLANTVGSLIFGLAWGFVAYGVVEGVEALIPGHKATPEHIANRAAGAASKH comes from the coding sequence ATGGCCGGTGGCCTGCTAGCCCTTCTCGACGACGTGGCGTTGATCGCCCGCAATGCCGCCGCAAGCATTGACGACGTCGCCGCCCTGACCGGTAAAACCACCATGAAGTCCGCGGGTGTGGTCATCGATGACGCCGCGGTCACCCCCGGGTTCCTGGAAGGCAGCTCGCCGAAGCGGGAACTGCCCATGATCTGGCGCATCACCAAGGGTTCCCTCATTAATAAGCTGGTCATCATCCTGCCGATCGCGATGCTGCTGAGCTGGCTGGCGCCGTGGGCCCTCACGCCGCTGCTCATGCTCGGCGGCACCTACCTGTGTTACGAGGGCGCGCACAAGGTTCTCGGGGCCGTCCTGGGGCACGGTTCCCACGAAGAGCCGGCCCGGGATTCCGGCCCGGAGGCCGAGGACAAGCTCGTTAAGGCCGCCATTACCACGGACCTGATCCTGTCCGCCGAGATCATGGTTATTTCCTTGAATTCGGTGCTCGATCAGAGCTTCTGGATGCGCCTCGGCGTGCTTATCGCGGTGGGCATCGTCATCACGCTGGGCGTGTACGGCGCGGTGGCGTTGCTCGTCAAGCTCGACGACATCGGCGTCGGCATGATTAAGCGCGGCCGGGGCGAGGCCCTCGGGCGCGGACTGGTCCGCGCGATGCCAATCATCTTGGGCACGATCTCCGTGGTCGGCACCTTCGCCATGCTGTGGGTTGGCGGCCACATCGTCGTCGCCGGGCTCGCCGAGCTGGTGTGGTCGTGGCCCTATGACCTCATCCACAACTTTGAGCACTGGGCGCACCACCTGGGCGGCGGTGCGCTGGGGTGGCTGGCCAACACGGTCGGCTCCCTCATCTTTGGTTTGGCCTGGGGCTTCGTGGCCTACGGCGTCGTCGAGGGCGTGGAAGCCCTCATCCCGGGACACAAGGCCACCCCGGAGCACATCGCCAACCGGGCGGCGGGTGCCGCCAGCAAGCACTAG
- a CDS encoding ECF transporter S component, with protein MNSSWRVIDIVTTAVLGIAVGMLFWVWNIVGYAGFTALDTLTPGLGGLVAGTWLIGGVLGGLIIRKPGAAVAVELIAAMVSALLGNQWGIGTVYSGIAQGLGAELIFAVFAYRRFGLVPALLAGASSGVGAFLLELITSANLAKSLGFNVIYLSCLIISGVLLAGLGGYYLVRALAGTGVLDRFGPGRDLRASALGSSDL; from the coding sequence GTGAATTCGTCATGGCGTGTCATTGATATCGTCACCACGGCCGTGCTCGGCATCGCCGTCGGAATGCTGTTCTGGGTATGGAACATCGTCGGCTACGCCGGCTTCACCGCACTTGATACCCTCACCCCGGGCCTGGGTGGGCTCGTCGCCGGCACCTGGCTTATCGGCGGCGTCCTCGGCGGGCTGATCATCCGCAAGCCGGGCGCGGCGGTTGCCGTCGAACTCATCGCCGCCATGGTCTCCGCGCTTTTGGGTAACCAGTGGGGAATCGGAACCGTCTACTCCGGCATCGCCCAGGGCTTGGGCGCCGAACTCATCTTCGCAGTTTTCGCCTATCGACGCTTCGGCCTCGTCCCGGCCCTGCTCGCCGGCGCGTCGTCAGGCGTGGGCGCCTTTTTGCTTGAGCTCATCACCTCGGCGAATCTGGCCAAGTCGCTCGGCTTCAATGTGATCTATCTCAGCTGCCTCATCATCTCCGGGGTGCTTCTGGCCGGCCTCGGCGGGTACTACCTGGTTCGCGCCTTGGCCGGCACCGGGGTGCTCGACCGCTTCGGCCCGGGTCGCGACCTGCGCGCGTCTGCACTGGGGTCGTCGGACCTGTGA
- the zupT gene encoding zinc transporter ZupT, translated as MTEIAGYAPEAVALAATLTLLAGLATSIGGMIGVAARTPGPKFLAGALGCSAGVMLYVSFVEILPKAQEYLGEALGAKAGAWAAVGAFFLGIAIIAVIDFFVPEDINPHEPANATKPASGALLAQRSHLMKAGVMTAVALGLHNFPEGFATFVSGLEDLSVALPVVVAIAIHNIPEGVAVAVPIREATGSRRAGLRWATLSGLAEPAGALLGFLVLLPFMSPATMGVAFAAVAGVMVFISLDELLPTAEKTGEHHVAIYGLVAGMAVMALSLLLFI; from the coding sequence ATGACCGAGATCGCCGGGTATGCCCCGGAGGCGGTCGCCCTGGCGGCCACCCTCACCCTGCTGGCCGGCCTGGCCACGAGCATCGGCGGGATGATCGGTGTCGCCGCGCGCACCCCGGGCCCGAAGTTCCTCGCCGGGGCCCTCGGGTGCTCCGCCGGGGTGATGCTGTACGTGTCCTTTGTCGAGATCCTCCCCAAAGCGCAGGAGTACCTCGGCGAGGCACTGGGGGCGAAGGCCGGCGCCTGGGCGGCGGTGGGAGCATTCTTCCTCGGGATAGCCATCATCGCGGTCATTGACTTCTTCGTGCCCGAGGACATCAACCCCCACGAGCCGGCCAATGCGACGAAACCAGCCAGCGGCGCGCTCCTCGCTCAGCGCTCCCACCTTATGAAGGCGGGGGTGATGACGGCAGTAGCGCTCGGCCTGCATAACTTCCCCGAGGGTTTCGCGACGTTCGTCTCCGGGCTGGAGGACCTCTCGGTCGCGCTCCCGGTCGTCGTCGCCATCGCCATCCACAACATCCCGGAGGGTGTGGCCGTCGCGGTCCCCATCCGGGAGGCCACCGGCTCGCGCCGGGCGGGGTTGCGGTGGGCTACCTTATCCGGCCTGGCCGAGCCTGCCGGCGCCTTGCTGGGCTTCCTCGTGTTGCTGCCGTTTATGTCCCCGGCCACGATGGGCGTCGCGTTCGCCGCCGTCGCTGGGGTGATGGTGTTCATCTCCCTAGACGAGCTGCTGCCCACGGCGGAGAAGACCGGCGAACACCATGTGGCCATCTACGGGCTCGTCGCCGGTATGGCCGTCATGGCGCTGTCGCTGCTGCTGTTTATCTAG